The Salvelinus alpinus chromosome 28, SLU_Salpinus.1, whole genome shotgun sequence genome includes a window with the following:
- the LOC139557732 gene encoding activin receptor type-1-like isoform X2 has translation MGGAAMLTVVLAGMCLWTSTAHADQSSVGSSSEGPDDSANLLCTCENNKGTCRNGTCRGDYCFYTRVHGREERGCFQRDHYKEQCYTSFQGLYVHCCTKNLCNVNSSAPPDPVEPTGEGNGMTLLVAVPLLLLLSVGVCGLVLWLCSRSHHHRLGYNKDRAITMLKVPSGADPTYGDVFDEFCTSGSGTGLPYLVQRTMARQISLVECIGKGRYGEVWRGTWMGESVAVKIFSSRDEQSWFRETEIYNTVQLRHDNILGFIASDMTSQNSTTQLWLITHFHQLGSLYDFLQCSSVDPEGCLRMCLSVACGLVHLHTEILSCQGKPAIAHRDLKSRNILVKMNGQCCIADLGLAVMHSQTSDYLDVGNNPRVGTKRYMAPEVLDESIRMDIFESYKQTDIWALGLVLWEISRRTIVNGIVEEYRPPFFDMVPSDPSFEEMKKVVCVDKQRPCMHNRLHSHPILSSITKIMKECWFQSPPARLTALRVRKTLSKLDQDHDYPTEKLKMDL, from the exons ATGGGGGGTGCTGCCATGCTCACAGTGGTGCTAGCTGGGATGTGCCTGTGGACCTCCACCGCTCATGCAG ATCAGTCATCCGTGGGGTCATCATCAGAGG GCCCTGACGACAGCGCCAACCTTCTGTGTACATGTGAGAACAACAAGGGGACGTGTAGGAACGGCACCTGTAGGGGTGACTACTGCTTCTACACCAGGGTGCatggcagagaggagaggggctgcTTCCAGAGGGACCATTACAAGGAACAGTGTTACACCAGCTTCCAGGGACTGTACGTCCACTGCTGCACCAAGAACCTCTGTAATGTCAACAGCTCCGCTCCACCAGACCCAG TTGAGCCTACGGGGGAGGGGAACGGTATGACTCTGCTGGTGGCTGTCCCCCTGCTGCTGctcctctctgtgggtgtgtgtggcctGGTGCTGTGGCTCTGCTCCAGATCACATCACCACAGGCTTGGCTACAACAAGGACCGTGCCATCACCATGCTCAAGGTCCCCAGTGGGGCAGATCCCACCTATGGG GATGTCTTTGATGAGTTCTGTACCTCAGGCAGTGGGACTGGTCTGCCATACCTGGTACAGAGGACCATGGCTCGACAGATCTCTCTGGTCGAGTGCATCG GTAAGGGCCGGTATGGAGAGGTGTGGAGAGGCACCTGGATGGGAGAGAGTGTTGCAGTGAAGATCTTCTCCTCTAGAGATGAGCAgtcctggttcagagagacagagatctaCAACACTGTACAGCTCAGACATGACAACATCCTGG GCTTCATAGCATCTGACATGACTTCTCAGAACTCCACTACTCAGCTGTGGCTGATCACCCACTTCCACCAGCTGGGTAGTCTCTACGACTTCCTCCAGTGCAGCAGCGTGGACCCAGAGGGCTGCCTAAGGATGTGCCTGTCTGTAGCCTGTGGTCTGGTCCACCTTCACACAGAGATACTCAGCTGCCAGGGCAAACCCGCCATCGCCCACCGAGACCTGAAGAGCCGAAACATCCTGGTCAAGATGAACGGACAGTGCTGCATCGCTGACCTGG GTCTGGCTGTGATGCATTCCCAGACCAGTGACTATCTGGATGTGGGGAACAACCCCAGAGTGGGAACCAAACGTTACATGGCCCCAGAGGTCCTGGACGAGAGCATCCGCATGGACATCTTTGAGTCGTACAAGCAGACAGACATCTGGGCCCTGGGCCTAGTCCTCTGGGAGATTTCCAGAAGGACCATTGTAAacg GGATAGTGGAAGAGTACCGTCCGCCCTTCTTTGACATGGTGCCCTCTGACCCCAGCTTTGAGGAGATGAAGAAGGTGGTGTGTGTGGACAAGCAAAGACCCTGTATGCACAACAGGCTGCACTCCCACCCg ATCCTGTCTTCCATTACCAAGATAATGAAGGAGTGTTGGTTCCAGAGCCCTCCAGCCCGCCTAACAGCTCTCCGTGTCAGGAAGACCCTCTCCAAGCTGGACCAGGACCATGACTACCCCACAGAGAAACTCAAAATGGATCTGTAG
- the LOC139557732 gene encoding activin receptor type-1-like isoform X1 — protein sequence MGGAAMLTVVLAGMCLWTSTAHADQSSVGSSSEGPDDSANLLCTCENNKGTCRNGTCRGDYCFYTRVHGREERGCFQRDHYKEQCYTSFQGLYVHCCTKNLCNVNSSAPPDPAVEPTGEGNGMTLLVAVPLLLLLSVGVCGLVLWLCSRSHHHRLGYNKDRAITMLKVPSGADPTYGDVFDEFCTSGSGTGLPYLVQRTMARQISLVECIGKGRYGEVWRGTWMGESVAVKIFSSRDEQSWFRETEIYNTVQLRHDNILGFIASDMTSQNSTTQLWLITHFHQLGSLYDFLQCSSVDPEGCLRMCLSVACGLVHLHTEILSCQGKPAIAHRDLKSRNILVKMNGQCCIADLGLAVMHSQTSDYLDVGNNPRVGTKRYMAPEVLDESIRMDIFESYKQTDIWALGLVLWEISRRTIVNGIVEEYRPPFFDMVPSDPSFEEMKKVVCVDKQRPCMHNRLHSHPILSSITKIMKECWFQSPPARLTALRVRKTLSKLDQDHDYPTEKLKMDL from the exons ATGGGGGGTGCTGCCATGCTCACAGTGGTGCTAGCTGGGATGTGCCTGTGGACCTCCACCGCTCATGCAG ATCAGTCATCCGTGGGGTCATCATCAGAGG GCCCTGACGACAGCGCCAACCTTCTGTGTACATGTGAGAACAACAAGGGGACGTGTAGGAACGGCACCTGTAGGGGTGACTACTGCTTCTACACCAGGGTGCatggcagagaggagaggggctgcTTCCAGAGGGACCATTACAAGGAACAGTGTTACACCAGCTTCCAGGGACTGTACGTCCACTGCTGCACCAAGAACCTCTGTAATGTCAACAGCTCCGCTCCACCAGACCCAG CAGTTGAGCCTACGGGGGAGGGGAACGGTATGACTCTGCTGGTGGCTGTCCCCCTGCTGCTGctcctctctgtgggtgtgtgtggcctGGTGCTGTGGCTCTGCTCCAGATCACATCACCACAGGCTTGGCTACAACAAGGACCGTGCCATCACCATGCTCAAGGTCCCCAGTGGGGCAGATCCCACCTATGGG GATGTCTTTGATGAGTTCTGTACCTCAGGCAGTGGGACTGGTCTGCCATACCTGGTACAGAGGACCATGGCTCGACAGATCTCTCTGGTCGAGTGCATCG GTAAGGGCCGGTATGGAGAGGTGTGGAGAGGCACCTGGATGGGAGAGAGTGTTGCAGTGAAGATCTTCTCCTCTAGAGATGAGCAgtcctggttcagagagacagagatctaCAACACTGTACAGCTCAGACATGACAACATCCTGG GCTTCATAGCATCTGACATGACTTCTCAGAACTCCACTACTCAGCTGTGGCTGATCACCCACTTCCACCAGCTGGGTAGTCTCTACGACTTCCTCCAGTGCAGCAGCGTGGACCCAGAGGGCTGCCTAAGGATGTGCCTGTCTGTAGCCTGTGGTCTGGTCCACCTTCACACAGAGATACTCAGCTGCCAGGGCAAACCCGCCATCGCCCACCGAGACCTGAAGAGCCGAAACATCCTGGTCAAGATGAACGGACAGTGCTGCATCGCTGACCTGG GTCTGGCTGTGATGCATTCCCAGACCAGTGACTATCTGGATGTGGGGAACAACCCCAGAGTGGGAACCAAACGTTACATGGCCCCAGAGGTCCTGGACGAGAGCATCCGCATGGACATCTTTGAGTCGTACAAGCAGACAGACATCTGGGCCCTGGGCCTAGTCCTCTGGGAGATTTCCAGAAGGACCATTGTAAacg GGATAGTGGAAGAGTACCGTCCGCCCTTCTTTGACATGGTGCCCTCTGACCCCAGCTTTGAGGAGATGAAGAAGGTGGTGTGTGTGGACAAGCAAAGACCCTGTATGCACAACAGGCTGCACTCCCACCCg ATCCTGTCTTCCATTACCAAGATAATGAAGGAGTGTTGGTTCCAGAGCCCTCCAGCCCGCCTAACAGCTCTCCGTGTCAGGAAGACCCTCTCCAAGCTGGACCAGGACCATGACTACCCCACAGAGAAACTCAAAATGGATCTGTAG
- the LOC139557732 gene encoding activin receptor type-1-like isoform X3 — protein MTLLVAVPLLLLLSVGVCGLVLWLCSRSHHHRLGYNKDRAITMLKVPSGADPTYGDVFDEFCTSGSGTGLPYLVQRTMARQISLVECIGKGRYGEVWRGTWMGESVAVKIFSSRDEQSWFRETEIYNTVQLRHDNILGFIASDMTSQNSTTQLWLITHFHQLGSLYDFLQCSSVDPEGCLRMCLSVACGLVHLHTEILSCQGKPAIAHRDLKSRNILVKMNGQCCIADLGLAVMHSQTSDYLDVGNNPRVGTKRYMAPEVLDESIRMDIFESYKQTDIWALGLVLWEISRRTIVNGIVEEYRPPFFDMVPSDPSFEEMKKVVCVDKQRPCMHNRLHSHPILSSITKIMKECWFQSPPARLTALRVRKTLSKLDQDHDYPTEKLKMDL, from the exons ATGACTCTGCTGGTGGCTGTCCCCCTGCTGCTGctcctctctgtgggtgtgtgtggcctGGTGCTGTGGCTCTGCTCCAGATCACATCACCACAGGCTTGGCTACAACAAGGACCGTGCCATCACCATGCTCAAGGTCCCCAGTGGGGCAGATCCCACCTATGGG GATGTCTTTGATGAGTTCTGTACCTCAGGCAGTGGGACTGGTCTGCCATACCTGGTACAGAGGACCATGGCTCGACAGATCTCTCTGGTCGAGTGCATCG GTAAGGGCCGGTATGGAGAGGTGTGGAGAGGCACCTGGATGGGAGAGAGTGTTGCAGTGAAGATCTTCTCCTCTAGAGATGAGCAgtcctggttcagagagacagagatctaCAACACTGTACAGCTCAGACATGACAACATCCTGG GCTTCATAGCATCTGACATGACTTCTCAGAACTCCACTACTCAGCTGTGGCTGATCACCCACTTCCACCAGCTGGGTAGTCTCTACGACTTCCTCCAGTGCAGCAGCGTGGACCCAGAGGGCTGCCTAAGGATGTGCCTGTCTGTAGCCTGTGGTCTGGTCCACCTTCACACAGAGATACTCAGCTGCCAGGGCAAACCCGCCATCGCCCACCGAGACCTGAAGAGCCGAAACATCCTGGTCAAGATGAACGGACAGTGCTGCATCGCTGACCTGG GTCTGGCTGTGATGCATTCCCAGACCAGTGACTATCTGGATGTGGGGAACAACCCCAGAGTGGGAACCAAACGTTACATGGCCCCAGAGGTCCTGGACGAGAGCATCCGCATGGACATCTTTGAGTCGTACAAGCAGACAGACATCTGGGCCCTGGGCCTAGTCCTCTGGGAGATTTCCAGAAGGACCATTGTAAacg GGATAGTGGAAGAGTACCGTCCGCCCTTCTTTGACATGGTGCCCTCTGACCCCAGCTTTGAGGAGATGAAGAAGGTGGTGTGTGTGGACAAGCAAAGACCCTGTATGCACAACAGGCTGCACTCCCACCCg ATCCTGTCTTCCATTACCAAGATAATGAAGGAGTGTTGGTTCCAGAGCCCTCCAGCCCGCCTAACAGCTCTCCGTGTCAGGAAGACCCTCTCCAAGCTGGACCAGGACCATGACTACCCCACAGAGAAACTCAAAATGGATCTGTAG